A region from the Methanolacinia paynteri genome encodes:
- the mmp3 gene encoding methyl-coenzyme M reductase-associated protein Mmp3, which yields MINIILDGKRMEMEDGSLLEDLIPKLSPDFSVAIIKPSESSEVTTGSFRIVTDEGEVTIELEDERAPPAVRELLTSLFEKKELLPMKIKWDDRYSASFGPFSSKIKPDKNAHRYSKGDLILGCGGYDPDNSYLIFSRADHIADHGSDKSGGIVGKVVSGLGVLGRWKTGSLITNSERIISRIETGNSFTTKDRSLPLEDGMEVVSRLEISATGFNEDAIDPTGLASVEHMLHALSKEKFEVNLKSSTFISDERLKDSIVPYEIKNPRLEGNVTVRTSGRKAGSVYIYLQDLPSSPSHTTTGRIEHGLELAKLASEEDRLHVVVTPPQIDLRGMRIKDAIAAAKKRKISIDYDDNGPDRIVVEQTPPTTMGILSEGKVSVRTVSEGHVINIRLEDKNAPRTCRIFRELTGLRWYNIGSLPLIFKYDDVALFKPKIPQKITINLENLPTDEVPANSLAITNDSRKGKGLIGIRRNPNREFGPTSEPFEGTNILGTVLDPEKLDSLKENETIYFKEESG from the coding sequence TTGATAAATATCATCCTCGACGGGAAGAGGATGGAGATGGAGGACGGATCTCTTCTTGAAGATCTAATCCCCAAATTGTCCCCGGATTTTTCAGTTGCAATCATTAAGCCCTCGGAATCTTCAGAGGTGACGACAGGCAGTTTCAGGATCGTTACCGATGAAGGGGAAGTGACGATCGAGCTTGAAGACGAACGAGCCCCCCCTGCCGTCAGGGAACTCCTAACATCCTTATTCGAAAAAAAAGAACTGCTCCCGATGAAGATAAAGTGGGACGACCGTTATTCTGCTTCTTTCGGACCGTTCTCAAGTAAAATAAAACCTGACAAAAACGCACACAGGTATTCGAAAGGCGACCTGATCCTCGGATGCGGAGGTTATGATCCCGACAATTCATATCTTATCTTCTCAAGAGCGGACCACATCGCCGATCACGGTTCTGATAAATCGGGAGGAATAGTAGGAAAAGTCGTAAGCGGGTTGGGTGTTCTCGGGAGATGGAAGACGGGCAGCCTGATTACGAATTCCGAAAGAATAATCAGCAGAATAGAGACAGGAAATTCCTTTACGACAAAAGACAGGTCGCTTCCTCTTGAAGACGGAATGGAGGTAGTATCCCGCCTGGAAATTTCTGCAACCGGCTTCAATGAAGATGCGATCGACCCGACCGGTTTGGCCAGTGTAGAACACATGCTTCATGCACTTTCGAAAGAAAAATTTGAAGTTAATCTCAAATCAAGCACATTCATCTCTGACGAAAGGCTGAAAGACAGTATCGTGCCGTATGAGATAAAAAATCCCCGCCTTGAAGGAAATGTAACTGTACGAACATCCGGGAGAAAGGCCGGCAGCGTCTACATATATCTCCAGGATCTCCCGAGCAGCCCCTCGCATACGACGACAGGAAGGATAGAACACGGACTGGAGCTCGCAAAACTTGCGTCGGAAGAAGATCGGCTTCATGTAGTAGTGACACCCCCGCAGATCGATCTAAGGGGAATGAGAATAAAAGATGCAATCGCTGCAGCGAAAAAGAGAAAAATTTCGATCGACTACGACGACAACGGCCCCGACAGGATTGTCGTCGAACAAACCCCTCCGACAACAATGGGAATTTTATCGGAGGGAAAGGTTTCAGTCAGAACAGTGTCCGAAGGGCATGTGATAAACATAAGGCTGGAAGATAAAAACGCTCCGCGTACATGCAGGATATTCAGGGAGCTGACCGGCCTCAGGTGGTATAATATAGGCAGCCTTCCCCTGATCTTCAAATATGACGATGTCGCTCTCTTCAAGCCCAAAATCCCGCAGAAGATTACAATCAATCTCGAAAACCTTCCCACGGATGAAGTTCCCGCAAATTCGCTTGCGATTACAAACGACTCGAGAAAGGGTAAAGGCCTGATAGGAATCAGGAGAAACCCGAACAGGGAGTTCGGGCCCACTTCCGAGCCGTTTGAAGGGACAAATATTCTCGGAACCGTTCTCGACCCCGAAAAACTGGATTCGCTAAAGGAAAATGAAACGATCTATTTCAAGGAGGAATCCGGATGA
- a CDS encoding RuBisCO large subunit C-terminal-like domain-containing protein: protein MQDVIAVYYFIPDENTTPEFAAQAISDEETTGTWTDLTTRADYVKKLDGHVESLEGYRDGYITKIRYPGEIFEKGNIPQYLSVVAGNLFGLGRLRSVRLLDVEFPEQLCNFSGPVFGMEGVRKLIGTEKSRRPHVGTIIKPKVGLNPKDTAHVAYEAAVGGVDFIKDDETLTDQEFCPMKDRVEEVMARLDDAMSETGRKILYAVNVSDRADRIVERAEQALECGANTLMVDVITCGFSAVQALSELKSGNVPLHIHRTMHAAMTRNPEHGIAMRPIAKLVRMAGGDQLHTGTVSGKMGHDPSEILGDNKMLTDPMFGFKPVFPVSSGGLHPGKVRAELETLGTDIVLQAGGGIHGHPDGTRSG from the coding sequence ATGCAGGATGTTATTGCAGTTTATTATTTTATACCCGATGAAAATACTACCCCTGAATTTGCCGCCCAGGCCATATCCGATGAAGAGACGACAGGTACATGGACAGATCTCACTACAAGAGCCGATTATGTGAAAAAACTTGACGGGCATGTGGAATCGCTTGAGGGCTACAGGGACGGTTATATCACAAAAATTAGGTACCCGGGAGAGATATTTGAAAAGGGAAATATTCCCCAGTACCTCTCGGTTGTTGCAGGAAATCTTTTCGGTCTTGGCAGGCTTCGTTCGGTACGCCTTCTTGATGTTGAGTTCCCTGAACAGCTTTGTAATTTTTCAGGCCCTGTTTTCGGAATGGAAGGAGTCCGAAAGCTCATAGGAACGGAAAAATCAAGAAGGCCGCATGTCGGGACGATAATAAAGCCCAAGGTGGGCCTGAACCCGAAGGATACTGCACATGTGGCATATGAAGCCGCTGTCGGCGGAGTAGACTTCATCAAGGACGATGAAACCCTGACAGATCAGGAGTTCTGCCCGATGAAGGATCGTGTAGAGGAGGTAATGGCACGGCTTGACGATGCAATGAGCGAGACGGGAAGAAAGATCCTTTATGCAGTCAATGTCTCGGACAGGGCGGACAGGATCGTAGAACGTGCCGAACAGGCGCTTGAATGTGGTGCAAACACCCTTATGGTCGATGTCATCACATGCGGTTTCTCTGCAGTGCAGGCTCTTTCCGAATTAAAGTCCGGAAATGTTCCCCTCCATATCCACAGGACGATGCATGCTGCGATGACGAGAAACCCTGAGCATGGCATTGCGATGCGTCCCATTGCAAAACTTGTCAGGATGGCCGGAGGAGATCAGCTTCATACCGGAACTGTGAGCGGAAAGATGGGTCATGATCCTTCGGAGATCCTTGGGGACAACAAAATGCTGACCGACCCCATGTTCGGGTTCAAACCTGTGTTCCCTGTATCGAGCGGTGGTCTGCACCCGGGGAAGGTTCGTGCCGAACTGGAAACTCTCGGAACGGATATAGTACTGCAGGCGGGCGGGGGTATCCACGGGCACCCGGATGGTACGAGATCCGG
- the atwA gene encoding methyl coenzyme M reductase system, component A2, with protein MAPLITVKDLSKEFDGNPVLKNINFEMEEGEILGIIGRSGAGKTVLMHLMRGVDTPPTSGSIIFHIAACEKCQNVEPPSKAGAKCPKCGGTLKPEDVDFWAPENERMKRRIMRRTAIMFQRTFALYGDDRVIENVMHALSDIGYPGEQQVSRAADLLDEVRLSHRMMHIARDLSGGEKQRVVLARQLAKEPFMLCADEPTGTLDPRTADIVHEMLSEASANNDMAMVVSSHFSQIIEDICHKAILLEDGAIKDIGDPKKIVKTFLKDATDTETFEKGILGESILQARDVVKRYITVDRGMIKAVDGVSFSVAEREIFGIIGTSGAGKTTLSRIISGIIEPTSGEMNIRIGEQWIDMTKPGIQNRGRAKSYVGLLHQEYDLYPHRTILDNLTDSIGLEFPKELAMRKAIITLKMAGFSEDKSHKILNRMPSQLSEGEKHRVALAQVLIREPRIVLLDEPTGTMDPITKIDVKHSIMHAREEIDETFIVVSHDMDFVRDICDRAALMRHGKIVKIGPTNEVLEYLTQEEKEIMANSSA; from the coding sequence ATGGCTCCATTAATAACTGTAAAGGATTTATCCAAGGAATTCGACGGGAACCCTGTCCTGAAGAATATTAATTTTGAAATGGAAGAAGGCGAAATTCTGGGGATAATCGGAAGAAGCGGAGCGGGAAAAACGGTTTTGATGCATCTTATGAGAGGTGTGGATACGCCCCCCACATCAGGATCGATAATCTTTCATATTGCCGCCTGTGAAAAATGCCAGAATGTCGAACCTCCAAGCAAAGCAGGCGCGAAATGCCCCAAATGCGGGGGCACCCTGAAGCCTGAGGACGTCGATTTCTGGGCGCCCGAAAATGAAAGAATGAAGCGCAGGATAATGAGAAGAACCGCGATCATGTTCCAGCGCACATTCGCCCTCTACGGAGACGACAGGGTAATTGAAAACGTAATGCATGCCTTAAGCGACATAGGATACCCGGGAGAACAGCAGGTTTCAAGAGCGGCGGACCTTCTTGACGAGGTCAGGCTCTCGCACAGGATGATGCATATAGCAAGGGACCTGTCAGGAGGTGAAAAACAGAGGGTTGTTCTCGCAAGACAGCTTGCAAAGGAGCCCTTCATGTTATGCGCCGACGAGCCAACAGGAACTCTCGACCCGAGAACCGCCGACATAGTACACGAGATGCTCTCGGAGGCATCGGCAAATAACGACATGGCAATGGTTGTCTCCTCACATTTTTCGCAGATCATCGAGGATATCTGCCACAAAGCAATTCTCCTGGAAGACGGCGCCATCAAAGATATCGGAGATCCAAAGAAGATCGTCAAGACCTTCCTAAAAGATGCAACAGACACTGAAACATTCGAAAAAGGGATTCTCGGCGAGAGCATTCTCCAGGCAAGAGATGTCGTCAAGAGATACATCACGGTCGACAGGGGAATGATAAAGGCTGTCGACGGAGTGTCATTCAGTGTAGCAGAAAGGGAAATATTCGGGATCATAGGTACGAGCGGTGCAGGAAAAACAACCCTTTCAAGGATCATATCAGGAATTATCGAGCCTACGAGCGGAGAGATGAATATCAGGATCGGCGAGCAGTGGATAGATATGACCAAACCCGGCATCCAGAACAGGGGGCGTGCCAAATCATACGTGGGCCTTCTGCACCAGGAATACGATCTCTATCCCCACAGGACCATCCTCGACAACCTTACCGATTCAATCGGGCTTGAGTTCCCCAAAGAGCTTGCGATGAGAAAAGCCATCATAACACTCAAGATGGCAGGATTCAGCGAGGATAAAAGCCACAAGATCCTCAACAGGATGCCCAGCCAGTTGAGCGAAGGCGAAAAACACAGGGTAGCACTCGCGCAGGTCCTGATCAGGGAGCCCAGGATCGTCCTTCTCGACGAACCAACCGGAACCATGGACCCTATTACAAAAATCGACGTTAAACATTCCATCATGCATGCAAGAGAGGAGATCGACGAGACTTTCATCGTAGTATCGCATGACATGGATTTTGTGCGTGATATCTGCGACAGGGCAGCCCTTATGCGCCACGGAAAGATTGTCAAGATCGGACCGACGAATGAAGTCCTCGAATACCTGACACAGGAAGAAAAAGAAATAATGGCAAATTCCAGCGCCTGA
- the speD gene encoding S-adenosylmethionine decarboxylase, producing MVKNVEAQKARDAFSEENAWGLATNVDLYGCNPDTIRDAGKIKQFVVELCDLIDMKRFGETEVVHFGPNDKVAGYSMTQLIETSLISGHFANSTNAAYIDVFSCKEYNPEDVVEYAKKFFGANSAKSNVVLRE from the coding sequence ATGGTTAAGAATGTTGAAGCTCAGAAAGCAAGGGATGCATTCTCCGAGGAGAATGCCTGGGGTCTCGCCACAAACGTAGACCTGTACGGATGCAACCCGGATACAATAAGGGATGCAGGAAAAATAAAGCAGTTCGTTGTCGAACTTTGCGATCTTATCGACATGAAGAGATTCGGAGAGACTGAAGTTGTCCACTTCGGTCCGAATGACAAGGTTGCAGGTTATTCAATGACACAGCTGATCGAAACATCGCTGATATCAGGTCATTTCGCAAATTCGACGAATGCTGCATATATAGATGTCTTCAGTTGCAAGGAATATAATCCCGAAGACGTCGTAGAGTATGCAAAGAAATTTTTCGGCGCGAATTCAGCAAAAAGTAATGTTGTTCTAAGGGAGTAA
- a CDS encoding methanogenesis marker 15 protein yields MTEQPVRVAQLSCGPEHSGVQKEIYEAASMVNAEMFFPDVTLKDIKKAYDEFGLDARSGDLKLAIARAKALVDGAVDADAVFIATCFRCSEAAIVRNELRRYIHNNSSLPVVSYSFTERTTAGTLLTRMEALTTIARRRALLAREKQVGITLGVDSGSSTTKAVVMKDNEIVGTGWTPTTEVMKSAESVVKTALEEAGLKMKDIEAIGTTGYGRYLIGHKMKADLIQEELTVNSKGAVYLADRQHGEATVIDIGGMDNKAISVQDGIPGTFTMGGICAGASGRFLEMTAKRLGVDITELGPLAVAGMSRNVPMNSYCIVFGTQSLVNALAEGHTKEDVAAAACHSVAEQVFEQQLQEVDIKEPVIMVGGTSLIEGLVKEMGRLLQTEIIVPPYSQYIGSVGSALLSSGFLKEG; encoded by the coding sequence ATGACGGAACAACCTGTAAGAGTGGCACAGCTTTCATGCGGACCTGAACACAGCGGAGTCCAGAAAGAGATCTACGAGGCCGCTTCGATGGTCAATGCGGAGATGTTCTTCCCTGACGTAACACTGAAAGATATTAAAAAGGCGTACGATGAGTTCGGCCTCGACGCCAGGTCCGGCGATCTGAAACTCGCAATCGCAAGGGCAAAAGCGCTTGTCGACGGTGCAGTCGATGCCGATGCCGTATTCATCGCGACGTGCTTCCGCTGTTCCGAAGCGGCAATAGTTAGAAACGAACTCAGGAGATATATTCACAACAACTCCTCGCTTCCTGTAGTCAGCTACTCCTTTACAGAGAGAACGACGGCAGGAACTCTCCTTACAAGAATGGAGGCACTTACAACAATCGCAAGAAGAAGAGCACTCCTTGCAAGAGAAAAACAGGTCGGAATCACCCTCGGGGTGGATTCAGGTTCGTCAACCACAAAGGCCGTCGTCATGAAGGACAACGAGATCGTCGGTACAGGGTGGACACCAACGACCGAAGTTATGAAAAGCGCCGAGAGTGTCGTAAAAACCGCACTCGAGGAGGCCGGTCTCAAGATGAAGGACATCGAAGCGATTGGCACCACGGGATACGGCAGGTATCTTATCGGGCATAAGATGAAGGCAGACCTGATCCAGGAGGAGCTGACTGTCAACTCAAAGGGTGCAGTGTATCTCGCAGACCGCCAGCATGGCGAGGCGACAGTTATCGATATAGGCGGGATGGACAACAAGGCGATATCCGTACAGGACGGGATACCGGGAACCTTTACAATGGGAGGGATCTGTGCCGGAGCTTCAGGCAGGTTCCTTGAGATGACCGCAAAAAGGCTCGGCGTGGATATAACTGAACTCGGCCCCCTTGCAGTCGCCGGAATGTCAAGGAATGTCCCGATGAACAGCTACTGCATCGTATTCGGTACGCAGAGCCTCGTAAATGCTCTTGCCGAAGGACATACGAAAGAGGATGTCGCCGCAGCCGCATGCCACAGCGTCGCCGAACAGGTATTCGAGCAGCAGCTCCAGGAGGTCGATATCAAGGAACCAGTTATCATGGTGGGCGGAACCTCCCTTATTGAAGGTCTTGTAAAGGAGATGGGGAGACTCCTGCAGACTGAGATTATCGTTCCTCCGTATTCACAGTATATCGGATCGGTGGGATCGGCCCTTCTTTCATCAGGGTTCTTAAAAGAAGGTTAA
- a CDS encoding methanogenesis marker 6 protein, protein MNILNQNKTLYQGSLTRYVFVESPSITPQQLVIRAYEISHGVLVKETCFGLQITGSPSEVKTITDELRKMDPAHIFTKDRGFPPGDPRRCRANLGGARPGYYGHEFEMGLVRYVSKGLEGLYDGRKADKKMIKQIQHKEESLPAKKLVEIIKSEGA, encoded by the coding sequence ATGAATATTCTCAACCAGAACAAGACTTTGTACCAGGGATCGCTTACAAGATATGTATTCGTCGAATCCCCCAGCATCACTCCCCAGCAGCTTGTCATAAGGGCGTACGAGATCTCTCACGGAGTTCTTGTAAAGGAGACCTGTTTCGGCCTCCAGATAACAGGCAGTCCTTCAGAAGTAAAAACTATAACCGACGAGCTCCGCAAGATGGACCCTGCTCATATTTTCACCAAAGACAGGGGATTTCCACCCGGAGATCCAAGACGGTGCAGGGCGAATCTAGGCGGGGCAAGGCCCGGCTATTACGGCCACGAATTTGAGATGGGGCTGGTAAGATATGTCTCAAAGGGCCTTGAAGGATTATACGACGGCAGAAAAGCGGACAAAAAGATGATCAAGCAGATCCAGCATAAAGAAGAGAGCCTGCCTGCAAAAAAACTGGTTGAAATTATTAAATCGGAAGGAGCGTGA
- the radB gene encoding DNA repair and recombination protein RadB: MQEDKISTGSPEFDDLIGGGLEKKMITQVYGEPASGKSTICLMTAIEQLKSGKKVIYIDTEGFSVERFRQIAGEENRTLAEDLIIFEPVDFDLQGLMIGECDKLLKTYTGIGLIVLDSATALYRVEGGRSGESQRKLGSQMIRLLGFARRYDIPVLVSNQVYMNIDQNAVSGLGGTSLRHISKVIVRLEKKNGLRTAVLEKHRSKKEGDFLDFIIEEKGIRPISGP; this comes from the coding sequence ATGCAGGAAGACAAGATAAGTACAGGATCACCCGAATTCGACGATCTTATCGGGGGAGGCCTTGAAAAAAAAATGATCACCCAGGTATATGGTGAGCCGGCGAGCGGCAAAAGCACAATATGCCTGATGACTGCCATAGAACAGCTAAAATCCGGAAAAAAAGTCATATACATCGATACCGAAGGATTTTCAGTTGAAAGATTCCGGCAGATTGCGGGCGAAGAAAACAGGACACTTGCAGAAGATCTTATAATTTTTGAACCGGTCGATTTCGACCTGCAGGGACTGATGATCGGGGAATGCGACAAATTACTGAAGACCTATACCGGAATAGGCCTGATAGTGCTTGATTCGGCTACGGCATTATACAGGGTTGAGGGAGGGCGATCCGGCGAGAGCCAGAGAAAACTGGGCAGCCAGATGATAAGACTGCTCGGTTTTGCACGCAGATACGACATCCCGGTTCTTGTCTCAAATCAGGTGTATATGAATATTGACCAGAATGCAGTCTCCGGCCTCGGAGGGACATCGCTGAGGCATATCTCAAAGGTAATTGTAAGGCTTGAAAAGAAGAACGGATTAAGAACAGCTGTTCTTGAAAAGCACAGGTCAAAAAAAGAAGGAGATTTTCTGGATTTTATTATTGAAGAGAAAGGAATCAGGCCCATATCCGGCCCGTAA
- a CDS encoding methanogenesis marker 5 protein produces the protein MAKIFIYPSTSLILSDMVERFGHEALGAAIPIRERVQTPGLDSPPLQMTPEDPKKGLKYAAVEVPSGVRGRMALLGPLIEEAEAAIIISEADLAFGCMGCARTNELVKFLVRQRKDIPVLDIRYPSNEDEGLAFVTAIKEFLENIPKKKGDGKK, from the coding sequence ATGGCAAAGATATTCATATACCCCTCGACAAGCCTGATCCTTTCGGATATGGTCGAAAGATTCGGCCATGAAGCACTTGGTGCGGCAATTCCGATAAGAGAAAGAGTACAGACACCCGGACTGGATTCACCTCCTCTCCAGATGACCCCGGAAGACCCAAAGAAGGGCCTCAAATATGCTGCAGTCGAGGTCCCGTCGGGGGTCAGGGGGAGAATGGCACTCCTCGGGCCGCTCATCGAAGAGGCCGAGGCTGCAATAATAATCAGCGAGGCAGATCTTGCCTTCGGCTGCATGGGATGCGCAAGGACGAACGAACTTGTAAAATTCCTGGTCAGGCAAAGAAAGGACATTCCTGTTCTGGATATAAGGTACCCCTCTAATGAAGATGAAGGACTGGCCTTCGTTACGGCAATCAAAGAATTTCTGGAAAATATCCCCAAAAAGAAGGGAGATGGCAAAAAATGA
- a CDS encoding methanogenesis marker 17 protein — MALDYFEMECSEEKGGNVYLEIASDILKDLNLLSIISRLQIYIDPEFPLFLAVGQIRKMPGLIKAGDFTNIMEKEGKIVIDIGDETHLSNFLSKLWSKYGRENVDQPDRFTITLSPEGKTIEEIENIVVLDQRENIYKDIIYAMQWIAPEGFRIRKEGLDKSIFYYIASENTIPEDMADQLISDKIKILKEGK, encoded by the coding sequence ATGGCTCTTGACTACTTTGAAATGGAATGCAGCGAAGAGAAAGGGGGCAATGTCTACCTTGAGATCGCATCGGACATACTGAAGGATCTAAATCTCCTCTCGATCATTTCAAGGCTTCAGATCTACATCGACCCCGAATTTCCGCTTTTCCTTGCCGTCGGCCAAATCCGTAAGATGCCCGGACTGATAAAGGCAGGAGACTTTACGAACATAATGGAGAAAGAAGGAAAGATTGTAATCGACATCGGCGACGAAACGCACCTCTCCAATTTTCTCTCGAAATTATGGAGCAAATACGGAAGAGAGAACGTAGACCAGCCGGATAGGTTTACGATCACTCTAAGTCCCGAAGGCAAAACCATCGAAGAGATCGAGAATATCGTCGTCCTCGACCAGAGGGAGAATATCTACAAGGATATAATATACGCCATGCAGTGGATTGCACCCGAAGGATTCAGGATCAGGAAGGAAGGGCTTGACAAATCGATCTTCTATTACATTGCCAGCGAGAACACGATTCCGGAAGATATGGCTGACCAGCTAATCTCCGATAAGATCAAAATTTTGAAGGAGGGGAAATAA
- a CDS encoding HAD family hydrolase, with translation MSLAVVFDSAGTLLYTLRVAKDIPKDRIVEGVETTTLTCSEKGRSLVLLYVNSKELIEAEPEMLLSEYLTQKEVSFGVACSSIVTTTEEISELLYRDKKATCEDLQTCIRKVWSCCKKMPVVALNNGVIVNKNINSIEFAITSGGRPFPNAKDTIRLLHENNIASYVASGDRTDKLIKMADYLGIPHGNVYGVSTPKIKAQIVSDLKEQYDKVIMVGDGINDLTAMKKADIAILTEEQYDKKPKVLEDVADYIIKDVSEVFEIAKKYNS, from the coding sequence ATGAGTCTTGCAGTGGTTTTCGACAGCGCAGGCACCCTGCTGTACACGCTGAGAGTTGCAAAGGACATCCCCAAAGACAGAATAGTAGAAGGAGTTGAGACCACAACTCTGACATGTTCTGAAAAAGGAAGGTCTCTTGTTCTTCTGTATGTCAATTCAAAAGAATTAATCGAAGCAGAACCAGAAATGCTCCTCTCCGAATACCTCACACAAAAAGAGGTCTCTTTCGGTGTCGCATGTTCGAGCATCGTTACAACTACCGAAGAGATCTCCGAATTACTCTACAGGGACAAAAAAGCAACCTGCGAAGATCTCCAGACATGTATCAGGAAGGTCTGGAGCTGCTGCAAGAAAATGCCGGTTGTGGCCCTCAACAACGGTGTAATAGTTAATAAAAACATCAATTCCATTGAATTTGCCATTACATCCGGCGGAAGACCTTTCCCCAATGCAAAAGATACAATTCGCCTTCTTCACGAGAATAATATTGCATCATATGTCGCATCCGGAGACAGGACAGATAAATTAATCAAAATGGCCGATTATCTAGGGATTCCTCACGGGAATGTATACGGAGTTTCCACTCCCAAGATAAAGGCGCAGATCGTTTCCGACCTGAAGGAACAATATGACAAGGTAATAATGGTTGGTGACGGAATCAACGATCTTACGGCAATGAAAAAGGCCGATATCGCGATCCTGACCGAAGAACAATACGACAAGAAACCGAAAGTACTGGAGGACGTAGCAGATTATATCATCAAAGACGTATCGGAAGTATTTGAGATCGCAAAAAAGTATAACTCCTGA
- the dapF gene encoding diaminopimelate epimerase, whose translation MQDNTEDNESEAFVIPFVKIQGNGNDFILIDETDGEVIPDPMKAEFAALYCDRRFGIGADGVLFLSKSDKANIRMRILQPDKSEAEMCGNGIRCLVKYAYDNDYITENCVVETLAGNLSVELGYNENNEFIAKIDMGKVLSECSEIPAKGEGEYLRKINGYDVYAVNTGVPHAVIFVDSVEKLSIEEIAPPIRYHESFPNGANVNFVQITGKDEISVRTYERGVESETLSCGTGSTASAAVAHKLGKTGSRVKVNTVGGPLVIYLEDDEAFMEGPAATVFTGRIWA comes from the coding sequence ATGCAGGATAATACTGAAGATAACGAATCAGAAGCCTTTGTAATCCCTTTCGTCAAGATCCAGGGAAACGGGAACGATTTCATTCTAATCGACGAGACTGACGGGGAAGTAATTCCCGATCCGATGAAGGCCGAGTTTGCCGCTCTTTATTGTGACAGGCGGTTTGGGATCGGCGCCGACGGTGTCCTGTTCCTCTCGAAGTCGGATAAGGCGAATATCAGGATGAGAATCCTGCAGCCTGACAAGAGCGAGGCCGAGATGTGTGGAAACGGTATCCGCTGTCTGGTAAAGTACGCGTATGACAACGATTACATTACGGAAAACTGCGTAGTCGAAACTCTTGCGGGAAACCTGTCTGTGGAACTCGGCTATAACGAGAATAATGAATTCATCGCGAAGATAGATATGGGAAAGGTGCTCTCTGAGTGCAGCGAAATCCCGGCGAAGGGAGAGGGAGAATATCTCAGGAAGATCAACGGCTATGATGTTTATGCGGTGAATACCGGTGTTCCCCATGCAGTCATCTTTGTTGATTCGGTTGAAAAACTGTCGATCGAAGAGATTGCTCCTCCAATCAGGTATCATGAATCGTTCCCCAATGGTGCGAATGTCAATTTCGTGCAGATAACAGGGAAGGACGAGATATCAGTCCGTACATATGAAAGAGGCGTTGAATCGGAGACACTGAGCTGCGGTACGGGTTCGACTGCAAGTGCAGCCGTCGCACATAAGTTAGGAAAAACCGGCAGCAGGGTAAAGGTGAATACAGTCGGCGGGCCTCTTGTAATATACCTGGAAGACGACGAGGCTTTCATGGAAGGTCCGGCGGCGACGGTTTTTACGGGCCGGATATGGGCCTGA